The following nucleotide sequence is from Streptomyces pactum.
CCTGCGGTGGGACGGGCCGGCGGCGGTGACCGACGATCCCCCACGTCAGCGGCGGGCAATTTGGTTGCGTTCCGGCTACGACAGGTTGTTGCCGCTTCCGCTTGGGTATAGGTCACCGATTGATATCGGGCGGTGTGTATCATCGGGCGCCAGAGGTCCCCTACGTCAACGAAAGACGAGGTCGCGCGGTGAAGAAGCTTCTCCTGGTCGCACTGGCCGCCATCGGCGGGCTCCTCGTGTACCGCCAGATCCAGGCGGATCGCGCCGAGCAGGATCTGTGGACGGAGGCGACCGACTCCGTGCCCGCAGGTTCGGGTGTCTGAGACATAAAG
It contains:
- a CDS encoding DLW-39 family protein, translated to MKKLLLVALAAIGGLLVYRQIQADRAEQDLWTEATDSVPAGSGV